Sequence from the Ancalomicrobiaceae bacterium S20 genome:
GCATGAACGACGGCCGGCTGGCGAGCGCGCGGGCGATCTCGCAGCGGCGGCGTTCGCCGCCCGACAAGGCGATCGACGGCGTCGCGCGCAGATGATCGATGTGGAACTCGCCGAGCAACTGCTCGAGATCGGCGCGGCGCCGCTTCGGGTCGGGCTCGACCACCTCGAGCACCGCCATGATGTTCTGCTCGACGGTCAGGCCGCGGAAGATCGAGGCCTCCTGCGGCAGATAGCCGATGCCGAGCCGGGCGCGGCGGTACATCGGCAGGCCGGTGATGTCGTAGCCGTCGAGCAGGATCTGGCCGGCATCCGGGCGGATCAGGCCGGTGATCATGTAGAAGACGGTGGTCTTGCCGGCGCCGTTCGGACCGAGCAGGCCGACGGCCTCGCCGCGCCGGACATTGAGGCTGACGCTCTCGACCACGCGACGGCGCTTATAGCTTTTTGCGACCGCAGCGACGACGAGACCCTCGGCCGCGCCGGACGGCACGGATCCCGCCGGGGCGGCGGCCCCGGACCGTTGGTCCTGCGGTTGTCGTCCGGCCGGAGCCGGGCCTTTGGCGGGAGACTTCAAGCGGAACTCCGGCAATCGGAAGGGGGTGTCTTGCGCGCGAACCGTCGGAAGAGATCGGCGCCGGATGTCGGGCGGCTTCCAACCTCGATCCCGGCCGTCGCGGCACCAGGGCACCACATCGGACGAAGGGGGCTTTCCAGGCGATGCTATGGAGAAAAGCCGCGGGCGCGGCGGTGGCGCCCGCGATCGACGCCCGATCAGGGCGTCTTCGGCTTCGCCGGAGCGCTCGGCTCGAGCAGCATCTGCACGCGGCCGCCGGTCAGGCGATAGACGCCGGTGCGCAGGTCGACGTCGAGCTTCTCGCCGCGGCCGACGCTCTTGCCCTGCGCGAGCACGACGTTGCCGGTCAGCTGGGCGGTCTGCGAGCGCATGTCGAACCAGCCATGATCGCCGGTCGCGGTCTGGTCGCCCTGATTGATGACGACCTTGCCGTCGGCCTCGAAGCGGCGGATCTGCTGGGCTCCGGGCGAGCCGGCGGCGGCGACGCCCTTGCCCTCGTAGAAGATCTTCACCTTGACCGCCTTGAGGGTCGAGTCCTTCTGGCGCACCTGGACATTGCCGGTCAGCACGGCGGTCTGGTCGCGGTCCTGCACCTCGAAGGCGTCCGCCTCGACCTGGATCGGGTCGTTGGAATTGGCGCCGAAGCCGCGGAACGCGTCGGAGACGCCGGTGCCCTGCGCGAAGGCGGCGCCGCTTGCGAGCGCGCCGAGCGCAAGGGCCGAGCCCGCGGCGAGAACCATTTTACGGATCGTCATGCGTCTCATCTCCCGGCCTCGGCCGAATTCGAACGGAAGGCCGGCCCGCCGGCCGGTTCCCCCGGCTTCGCCGGGACCGGCAGCAGGTTCATGCGGACGCCGCCGGTGAAGCGGATCGCGTGACCCTCGTCGGTCACATCGACACCGCCCGCCTCGATCCGGCCGGCCGGTCCATCGATCGTCACCGGACGATCGCTGGTCATGCGGCCCGAGTCGAGATCGACATTCGCGAGCGCCCCCTCGATCCGATAGCCGTTCGAGGTCACGACGCTCAAGCCCTCATCGAGCACGAGCTTCTGTGTCGTGCCGTCGTAGCGGCCATGCTTGGCCTCGATCTTGGCCCAGGTCTGGTCGGGCATCTCGATGCGGCCGTCGATCTTCTCAAGGGTGACGACCTTCGGATTGTCGAGGCTCTGATAGGCGCGCGCGGCGGTCACGTCATAGGCGCGGTTCTTCGCGCGCCCCGACAGCCGCGGCTCGACCATGGTCAGGCCGTCCTTGGAGAACAGAACGCCCGGCATGTTGATGCCGGGCAGGAAGGATTTGAGCGCCACGATCGCGGCGACCATCAGCGCGATCGCCACGCCGGCGATCGGCAGCAGGATCTTGAGCAGGCGCACACGCCGGCTGTGGCGGCTCGCGGCATGGCGCGCGCGAACCTGGCCGCGCGCCGCGTCGGGCTGCGCGGGGACCATTCGAGAATCGAGGTCCATGTCGATGTCGGTCATTCCGCGTCCGCTCGGTTCGGGCCCCCACCCTTCCCTTCGGTTATGCCAATTCCACCGTGATCGCGCCTGTCGGAAGGGGTGCCTTCCCGGCGTCTGCGGCTCGGGGCCGATGTGGTCCCTCGCATTCTCCACACAAGCCCCGCATCGTCACGCGAGCCATGTGTCGACCGGAGAGCGGTGCCTCCGGCGGTCCTCGCCGTGCCGTCAGGAATGATCGAGCACGTCGTTTTCGGCGTAGCCGAGCAGGTCCAGCTTCGCCTTCGTCGGAAGATACTCGAAACAGGCCGCCGCCAGATCAGTGCGACCCTCACGTTCGAGCCAGAAATCGAGTTTTTCCTTGATCTGGTGCAGGTAGAGCACGTCCGAGGCGGCGTAGGCGAGCTGCGCCTCGGTCAGCTCGTCGGCGCCCCAGTCCGAGCTCTGCTGCTGCTTGGAGATCTCGACGCCGATGCAATCCTTGACCAAGTCCTTGAGTCCGTGTCGGTCCGTGTAGGTCCTGACCAGTTTCGAGGCGACCTTGGTGCAGTAGATCGGCGCCGTCGTGACTCCGAAGGTATGGAACAAAACGCCGATATCGAAGCGCGCATAGTGAAAGATCTTCACGATCGCGGGATCGGCGAGGAGCTTTTCGAGGTTCGGCGCCCGCTTCTGGCCGAGACCGATCTTGACGACATCCGCGCTGCCGTCGCCGGGCGAGAGCTGCACCACGCAGAGCCGGTCGCGATGGGGGTTGAGGCCCATCGTCTCGGTGTCGATCGCCACGGATGTCGTGTAGCGGGAAAGATCGGGCAGATCGCCGACGTGGTAGCGGATGGTCATCAACAACAGCCGTCAGATGCGGGGCGAAGGGGCGAGATCATGCGTGGACGGGCCCGACCTCGACACTCCAGGTGCCGGCGCGCCCGCGCGATCTCTCTACCACGCACGAGGAGGAATGACGATTCGGTGAAGATCGCGATCCGGGACTAAAATTGCAGCCCCGGATCGCGCCGGTGGTTCGACGGAACCACCGGCACTTGGATCGACCGCTCGCCGGTCACTCGCCGCTCTCGAGGCTGAACAGCTCGGCGTTCTCGTCGTAGGCGAAGAGCTCCGCATAGCGCGCCCAGGAGACGACCGTCGCCAGCGTCTCGTCGGCATAGTCCTCGGACATGTAGTCCTCGAGCTCGTTGCGGAAGCGTGCCGCCGGCGCCGAATGGGTCGGGCGCTCGTCGAGCACGCGCCGGATCAGGCCGACGATCGGCACGAAATTCAGGAGATGCTGCGCGAACAGCGTCTTGCGCGCGTCGGTGTCCAGATCGGCGAAGGTCCTGCCCGCCTCGGTCAGCACCAGATCGCCTTCCTCGACCACCGCGAAACGCAGGAGCTGCAGCGCCTCGGCGAGGTGGAACAGCTCGTCCGATTCCATCTGCAGCCGATCCGCCAGCACGGGCAGGTCGGCGCGGCCGCGGAACGGATCGGTCGCGACCGCCTCGATCAGGCCGGACATGACGTTGGTCGAGACATGGTTCAGCACCATGCCGACGCCCGAGCCGGGAATGCCCTCGGCGGCGAGCGACTTCGGCTCGGCGCGCTGGGTCATCCGCGCGTAGATGCTGTCGACCAGCGCGCGGAAGCGCGGGTCGAGGCGGTTGCGCGGATGCGGCAGTTCGACCTTGATCTCGGCGGCGATCCGGCCCGGGTTCGACGAGAACACCAGGATGCGGTCGCACATCAGCACCGCCTCCTCGATGTTGTGGGTGACGATCAGCACCGACTTCATCGGCAGCCGGCCTTCAGTCCACAGATCGATGATGTCGGTGCGCAGCGTCTCGGCGGTCAGCACGTCGAGCGCCGAGAACGGCTCGTCCATCAGCATCAGGTCCGGGTGGACGACGAGCGCCCGCGCGAAACCGACGCGCTGGCGCATGCCGCCGGACAGCTCCTTCGGGTAGGCGTTCTCGAAGCCGCCGAGACCGATCAGGTCGATGGCGGCTTCCGCGCGGGCCTCGCGGGTGACCGCATCGACGCCGAGCGCCTCGAGGCCGAGCTCGACGTTCTGCTGCACGGTGAGCCAGGGGAACAGCGCGAAGGACTGGAACACCATCGCGACGCCCTTGGGCGGGCCGGCGATGGTCTCGCCGCGGCACAGCGCATCGCCGGTCGAGGGCTTCGACAGGCCGGCGATGATCCGGAGCAGCGTCGACTTGCCCGAGCCGGAACGGCCGAGCAGGCCGACGATCTCACCGGGGCGGATGGTCAGATCGACGTGGTCGAGGACCAGCAGATCCTCGCCGTTCGCCTTCGGGAACGAGCGGCTGACGTTCCGGATGTCGATCAGGGGCGTGACGTTCGAGACGTGATCGAGGTTTGCCATGATTTTCTACTCCGGAGCTCAGCCGAGACGCAGGCGGGTTTCGCCGAAGGCGTAGAGCGGCCGCCACAGCAGCCGGTTGAACAGGGTCACGAAGATCGACATCACCGCGATGCCGAGAACCACACGGGGGAAGTCGCCCGCCTCGGTCGCCTGGGCGATGTAGGAGCCGAGCCCGGTCGCGGTCAGCTTGGTGTCGCCCCAGCTGGCGACCTCGGCCACGATCGAGGCGTTCCAGGAGCCGCCGGAGGCGGTGATCGCGCCGGTGACGTAGTAGGGGAAGATCCCCGGCAGGATGACGTTCTTCCACCAGCGCCAGCCGGTCAGGTGGAAGCTCTGCGCTGCTTCCTTGAGGTCCGACGGGAAGGCCGTGGTGCCGGCGATGACGTTGAACAGGATGTACCACTGCGTGCCGAGGATCATCAGCGGGCTCAGCCAGACGTCGGCGGAGAGCTTGAAGTGGACGATCAGCACGACGGCGACGGGGAAGGCGATGTTGGCCGGGAACGCCGCCAGGAACTGCGCCAGCGGCTGGACCTTCTCGGCGATCTTGGGCCGGAGGCCGACCCAGACGCCGATCGGCACCCAGACGACGGTCGCCAGCGCCATCAGCACCACGACGCGCACCAGCGTGATGAAGCCCTTGCCGACCGCCTCCGCGACATCGGCGAGGCCGAGCGAGGCACCGACGAAGACATAGACTTCCCAGGCGACCCAGGCCGTGCCGAGACCGACGATCACCAGCCAGAGCGTATCAACGATCCGGCCGGGGATCGGTAAGCCGCGGCCGAACGACGGCAGGCCGAAGGAGGGCAGCCGCAAGCCGGCGACGCGGCCGAACTGGCCGGCGATGGCGCCCGAGACCGCGCGCAGCGCGCGGGTGCGGCGGAACAGGTCGAGCAGCCAGGAGGTCGGCTGGTCGGCCGAGGCCGTCTGTTCGAAGCGGAACTTGTCGGCCCAGGCGACGATCGGCCGGAACAGCAGCTGGTCGTAGGCGACGATGATCACCAGCATGGTCAGGACCGCGAGGCCGACCGCGCCGAGGTTCTGCTCCTTGATCGCCAGCGCCACCCAGGAGCCGATGCCCGGCAGGGTGACGGTCGTGTCGCCGACCGTGATCGCCTCGGAGGCGACCACGAAGAACCAGCCGCCGGACATGGACATCATCGTGTTCCAGACCAGGCCCGGCATGGCGAAGGGCACGTCGAGCGTCCAGAACCGCTGCCAGGTCGACAGGTGGAAGCTCTGCGAGGCCTCCTCGAGATCCTTCGGCACGCTCCGGAGCGACTGGTACATGGAGAAGGTCATGTTCCAGGCCTGGCTGGTGAAGATCGCGAACACGCTCGCGAGCTCGGCACCGAGGATCTGGCCGGGGAACAGGCCCATGAAGAACACGACCGTGAAGGTGAGGAAGCCGAGGATCGGCACCGACTGCAGCACGTCGAGGATCGGGATCAGCACGATCTCGGCCTTGCGGCTCTTCGCGGCGAGCGTCGCGTAGACGAAGGTGAAGATCAGCGACCAGACGATCGCCATCAGCATGCGCAGCGTCGTGCGCAGCGCATATTCGGGCAGATGCCAGGGATCGAGCGTCATCGGCGCGACGTCGAGCACCGTCAGCGGCTGCGCGGTGGCACGCGCGCCATAGGCGATCAGCACCATCACGCCGATGACGAGCAAGAGCGCGGCGACGTCGAAAACGTTGGGAAGATAGGAGCGGCCGACGCCCGCGGGGGCGACCCGGTGAAAGACCATCGTGATGAACCTCGTCGCTGGAGGCGAATGACGGAAAGCTTGCAGAATCGTCCGGTCAGCCGGCTCAACTTCGGGCAAGATTCCGCAAGTTCATCGACGTCAGATGACAATGGTCTGCGGAAAGACGGGGGCGCGCGACATCAGCGGCAGGGGTAACCGCGGCGGCGCTCGCGGCAACGCGGCCGCGCATCAGGAAAACCTGAGGGCAAAAGGTCATGGCTCGTCTCCAATGCCGCGCGCGCGGCCGGACGAGCCTCAATAAGGCTCAGCGGACCGCAGGACGTGCGACTGACGGGGTAGGTCGACTGTAGGTGTCCATGGGTGCTTGACTTTTAGGCCCGGCGGGATGTTTCCCGAGCCGGAGCGTGGCCGTCATGATCTCGATTTCCGTCATTGTCAACACCGGGTTGAATGCCGGCGAATACATGACGGATTTGTCAAGTTACTTGAGTGACGCGTCTGTCAGGAAAGGGAAGCGCAGCCGCGCACCGGCGATCGCCTGCGAAGACGAACATGCGATAAACCCGGGCGTCAGACGCCGGACGATCGAGCACGCGAGATCCTGGAAGCGAAGGCGACGCGCCCGGGCGGAGAGCGCGAACTCATGATGTCACGAAGAAGCGCATTTCACGCTCTCGGTCTTCGTTCGATCACACATCTCTGAAGAAGAGATGGTGCCCAGGAAAGGACTCGAACCTTCACGGCTTGCACCACTGGTACCTGAAACCAGCGCGTCTACCAATTCCGCCACCTGGGCAACGGCGGCGACGGATAGGGGGTCCGGCGGGGGTTGTCAAGCGGCATCGTGCCGGGGCGTCGAATTCGTCTCGTTCATCCACAGGCGCCGATCTTTCGAAGCCGGCGTCCCTTTCGGCCGTGGGGTTCGGCGCCCCGCTCGTCCCATATCGGGAACCAGACGAAGGGGCGGACGACGCGAAGGCCGAAACCCTCCGGCTTCGTCCGCCCTTCACAAGCGGCGCGTCGGCGGCTATGCAACGTCAAGCCATTCCGCGACTGCGAAGGATCGCCCATGCCCGCTCCCCTCAACGGCAAACTGGTCACGGTTTTCGGCGGCTCCGGCTTCGTCGGCCGCTATGTCGTTCGCGCGCTCGCCGCGCGCGGCTACCGGGTGCGCGCCGCCTGCCGCCGGCCCGACCTCGCCGGCCAGCTGCAGCCCTACGGCGTCGTCGGGCAGATCATGCCCGTGCAGGCCAATCTGAGGCCGAAATACCGCTGGTCGGTCGAGCGCGCCGTCGAGGGCGCGGATGCGGTGGTGAACTGCGTCGGCATTCTCGCCGAGAGCGGCCGGCAGACCTTCGATCAGGTGCAGGCGCGCGGCGCGGCCGTCGTGGCGGAGGCCGCCAAGGCCGCCGGCGTCGAACGATTCGTGCAGGTCTCGGCGATCGGCGCCGATCCGGCCTCCGCCTCGGTCTACGCCCGTACCAAGGCCGCCGGCGAGGCCGCCGTGCTCGCCGCCTATCCGGACGCGACCATCGTGCGGCCGTCGGTGATGTTCGGCCAGGACGACGACTTCTTCAACAAGTTCGCCGATCTCGCCCGCATGCTGCCGGTCCTGCCGCTGATCGGCGGCGGACATACGAAGTTCCAGCCGGCCTATGTGGTCGACGTCGCCGAGGTGATCGCACGCGCCGTCGACGGCACGATCGCCGCCGGCATCTACGAGCTCGGCGGGCCGGAAGTGAAGACCTTCCGCGAGTGCCTCGAACTCGTGCTCGCGCAGACCCACCGCTCGCGGCCCTTCGTCGAGATCCCGTTCGGCATCGCGCGGCTGCAGGCGAAGCTGCTGCAGATGCTGCCGGGCAAGCTCCTGACCGAGGATCAGGTCGAGCTCCTGAAGCACGACAACGTCGTCTCGGCGGAAGCGACCGCGAGCGGGCGCACGCTCGAGGGTATCGGTATCCGTCCGGCGACGCTCGAGGCGATCCTGCCGAGCTACCTGTGGCGGTTCCGCCCGGCCGGTCAGTTCGACCGCAAGCCGGCCTGAACGCGGCGCGAAACGGCTTTCCACCGCACAACTGCGTGATCGAGACGCCGGATCCACATGGGTCCGGCGTCTTCGTTTTGCGTGCCCGCAAGCGCCGAAACGGCAGGTCAGGCAAACGAATCGGGAAACGCCATTGCGTCCGCGACCGTCAATTCGGCGACGGAGCCGCGCAGTTTACCGTGTTCGTATACGGGTTGTTTGGCTTATCCGGTCAAACTATACCGATCCGCCAGCCGGCAGGGCTGTCCCGTCCCATGCCCGTCCGCCCGCGCTCCGTGGTCGCGGCCGACCCTGGATTTCCATGCTCAAGATCTTCCATCATCCGTTTTCGGCGAGCTCCCGTTTCGTGCGCCTGATGTGCGCGGAATACGGCGTGCAGGCCGAATACGTCGTCGAGCGACCCTGGGACCGGCGCCGCGAGTTCCTGATCATGAACCCGGCCGGTACACTGCCGGTGGTGGTCGAGAACGACGGCCCGCCGATCTGCGGCCCGATGGTGGCGATGGAGTACATCGACGAGACGCGCGGCTACGCCATGGGCGACCGCCGGCTGATGCCCAATCACGCCGAGACGCGCGCCGAGGTGCGGCGGCTGGTCGAGTGGTTCCTGCTCAAGTTCGAGGCCGAGGTCACCGGCTATCTGGTGCAGGAGAAGATCTACAAGCTCGAGATGCCGCGCGGGCTCGGCGGCGGCGAGCCCGATTCCACCGTGCTGCGCGCCGCGCGCTCGAACATCCGGCATCACCTGAAATACGTCGGCTATCTCGCCGCCACGCGCGACTGGCTCGCGGGCCCACGCATGACCTTCGCCGATCTCGCGGCCGCGGCGACGCTCTCCTGCGCCGACTATCTCGGCGAAGTGCCGTGGGACGACGACGATCACGCCCGGCACTGGTATGCGCGGATCAAGTCGCGACCGTCGTTCCGGCCGCTGCTTGCCGATCGCATCCTGGCGATGCCGCCGTCGTCGACCTACGCCGATCTCGATTTCTGAACCACGATCGCCGGTCGGGACGTTGCCGGGCGCTGCCATACGGCGCTGCCGCTTCCCTACGACGGTGAAACGCTCTAGACACGGTCACGCGGCCGTCATCGAGACGCGACCGCTCCCGATCGTGACCAGAAGCCGGAACCTTCAGCCCATGACGAACCCGTTCGTGATCGCCATCGACGGGCCCGCCGCCGCGGGCAAGGGCACGCTGGCGCTGCGGCTGGCCGACCACTACCACCTGCCGCATCTCGACACCGGGCTGCTCTATCGCGCCGTCGGCCGGATCATGGCCGAGCGCGGCTTCGATCTCGACGATGGCGAGCTCGCCGGCCAGATCGCCGCGGCGCTCGATCCGGACGATCTCAAGCACCCGAGCCTGCGCGGCCACGAGGCCGGCGAACACGCCTCGCGCGTCGCCGTGCATCCGCAGGTGCGTGCAGCGCTGATCGCGTTCCAGCGCGACTTCGCGGGCCGCGCGCCGGGCGCGGTGCTCGACGGTCGCGACATCGGCACCGCGATCTGCCCGCAGGCGCCGGTCAAGATCTACGTCACCGCCAGCCCCGAAGTGCGCGCCAGGCGCCGCACCGACGAACTCGCCGCCAAGGGCCGCGACGTCGATTACGAGCGGATCCTGGCCGAGATCCGCCAGCGCGACGAGCGCGATTCGGGCCGTTCGACCGCGCCGCTCAAGCCGGCCGAAGACGCCGTGATCCTCGATACGAGCGACCTCGATCGCGAAGGCGCGTTCACGGCGGCGATCGCGATCGTCGACGACAAGTGGCGCGCGCGCCGCGTCGGGTGACGCCCCATCTCGCGGGGACCTGTCGCGGACGCTGGACAAAGACCCTTGACCTGGAGTGCGCTCCAGCCGGTAGATGGGGTGTCGATCCCTGACGAAGGAGCGATCGACATGACCCGCAAGTCCGCATTTCCGCGCCAGAACGAAGTCCGCGCCGCCTTCCTGCCGCGAGGTGCCGCGCCATGATGATCGGCGATCTCGCGCGGGCGACCGGCCTCTCGGTCGATACGCTGCGCTGGTACGAGAAGATCGGGCTGATCCGGAAGCCGGCGCGCGACCGCGGTGGGCGGCGGGTCTACCCGGCCGACACGCTCGACTGGATCGCCTTTCTCGGCCGGCTGAAATCGACCGGCATGAGCATCGCCGAGATGCTCGATTATGCCCGCCTGCGCGAACAGGGGCCCGCCACCACGGCCGCCCGGCGCGTCATGCTCGAGCGTCACAGGATCCGCGTCCGCGACGACATCGCCGCGCTCACCGCGAGCCTCGGCGCGCTCGACGACAAGATCGAAACCTATCGCGCGATCGAAGCCGGCCTCGCCGCCGATCGCGACCCGGAGATCGCATCATGACACTCAACCATGCCGACCACGCCGCCGGCGCTTCCGACCGCAACCGCTACGACCGCGGCTTCGCCAAACTCGCCGAGATCGACGGCGAGGCCGGCCATCGCGTGATCGCCGCGCTCGCCGACATTGCGCCCGATTTCGCCGACCTGCTGATCGAGTTCCCGTTCGGCGACGTCTACAGCCGGCCGGGCCTCGACCTGCGCTCGCGCGAGATCGCCACCATCGCGGCGCTCGCCGCGCTCGGGACCGCGACGCCGCAGCTGAAGGTCCATATCGAGGCTTCGCTCAATGTCGGCGTCACGCCGGACGAGGTCGTCGAGGTGTTCATCCAGATGGCGGTCTATGCCGGCTTTCCGGCGGCGCTCAACGCGCTGTTCGCGGCCCGGGAGGTCTTCGCGGCACGCGGGGTGGCGCCGAGCCGGAGCCCGGAGCGCCCTGCGGCCTGAGGCGGGGGCTTGGCCCGAACACGCTAGAATGCGCCGGTTCCGGCCGGATTCCGCCTTGCCGGAACCGGCGCAAGCGTTTATATGCACGTGACTTTCGAGGGGACTTTCACCAGCGGTGGAAGTCTGGCCGCCAGCGACAGGCGAACGGGTCCAAGCCCCGCTCCCCCGTCGTTCGCGTCGGATCGCCTCTCGAAATCAGGAATCACGGCATTCGACCCGTTCGCCGCGCCGGCCCGAAGGCAAACGCCTTCGGTCGCTTCGTCCCATTCGGACGGATCGGGCGGCTCGGATGCCGATCGCAACCACGAACCCAAGCCGGCGCACCCGCCGATCCTTCGGCACCAGGAGTGTTAATGTCTCAACTGAACCCCACCCGCGAGGATTTCGCGGCCCTTCTCGAGCAGTCCTTCGCCGGCGCCGACCTCCATGAGGGCACCGTCGTCAAGGGCCGTGTCGTCGCCATCGAGAAGGATCTGGCGGTGATCGACGTCGGCCTGAAGGTCGAAGGTCGCGTCGCGCTCAAGGAATTCGGCGCCCAGGCCCGCGACGGCCAGCTCAACGTCGGTGACACCGTCGAGGTCTACCTCGACCGCGTCGAGAACGCTCTCGGCGAGGCTGTCATCTCCCGTGAGAAGGCCCGGCGCGAAGAGAGCTGGACCCGTCTGGAAGAGGCCTTCAACAAGAACGAGAAGGTCACCGGCATCATCTTCAACCAGGTCAAGGGCGGCTTCACGGTCGACCTCGACGGCGCCGTGGCGTTCCTGCCGCGGAGCCAGGTCGACATCCGCCCGGTGCGCGACGTCGGCCCGCTGATGCACGTGCCGCAGCCGTTCCAGATCCTCAAGATGGACAAGCGCCGCGGCAACATCGTCGTGTCGCGCCGGACCGTTCTCGAGGAGACCCGCGCGGAACAGCGTTCGGAGCTCGTCCAGAGCCTGCAGGAAGGCCAGATCGTCGACGGCGTGGTCAAGAACATCACCGACTACGGTGCGTTCGTGGACCTCGGCGGCATCGACGGCCTGCTGCACGTCACGGATATCGCGTGGCGCCGCATCAACCACCCGAGCGAGGTGCTCTCGATCGGCCAGACGGTGCGCGTGCAGATCATCCGCGTGAACCCGGAAACCCACCGCATCTCGCTCGGCATGAAGCAGCTCGAGGCGGATCCGTGGGACGGCATCGTCGCCAAGTATCCGGTCGGCGCCAAGTTCCAGGGCCGCGTCACCAACATCACCGACTACGGCGCGTTCGTCGAGCTGGAGCCGGGGATCGAGGGCCTCATCCACGTCTCCGAGATGTCGTGGACCAAGAAGAACGTCCACCCGGGCAAGATCGTCTCCACCTCCCAGGAGGTCGAGGTCATGGTGCTCGAGGTCGACCCGATCAAGCGCCGCATCTCGCTCGGTCTCAAGCAGACCCTGGCGAACCCGTGGGAGGTCTTCACCGAGAAGTACCCGCCGGGCACCGTCGTGGAAGGCGAGGTCAAGAACAAGACCGAGTTCGGTCTGTTCGTCGGCCTCGACGGCGACGTGGACGGCATGGTCCATCTCTCGGATCTCGACTGGAACCGTCCGGGCGAGCAGGTCATCGAGGAGTTCCGCCGCGGCGACAAGCTGAAGGCGGTGGTGCTCGATGTCGACGTCGAGAAGGAGCGCATCTCGCTCGGCGTCAAGCAGCTCGCCGGCGACCCCTTCGAGAAGGCGGGCGACATCCGTCGCGGCCAGATCGTCACCTGCGAGATCCTCGAGGTGAAGGAATCCGGTCTCGAGGTGAAGCTCGTCGACAGCGACCTGACCACCTTCATCAAGCGCGCCGAGCTCGCGCGTGAGCGTGGCGATCAGCGGCCGGAGCGCTTCGGCGTCGGCGAGCGGATCGACGCCCGCGTCATCCAGTTCGACCGCAAGACCCGCAAGGTCTCGGTGTCGATCAAGGCGCTGGAAGTGGCCGAGGAGAAGGAAGCGATCGCGCAGTTCGGCTCGTCCGACTCGGGCGCTTCGCTCGGCGACATCCTCGGCGCGGCCCTCAAGGCCCGTCAGGAAGACAAGTGATCCGTCCGCTCGGCATGCGCCGGGCGTGATACGGAACAGGAGACCCGCGCCGGGCGACCGGCGCGGGTTTTTTGTTGCCGACGATGCTGATTTGCCGACGATGAGCGACGGTCCCAGTGGAAACGACCGCGTTCGCCGTCCTGCCCGCATCGGGCGGGCGGACCTTCATCCGGAAGCCCGATCAACGCCGCAGCGGCGTCCGGCCGGAGCGGCAGCGCAGGTTCAGAACCCCGTCCTGGAGCGACGACACCATGGATCTCGATACGATCGCCTGGATCGCGACCGCCGCCTATGCGGTGCACATTCTGGAGGAATATACGTTCGATTGGCGCAACTGGGCGCGGTCGGTGATCCGATTGCCGGTCGAGTGGAGCGACTTCTACGTCACCAACGCGGTCGTGGTCGTGCTCGGCATCTGCCAGGCGATGCTGGCTCCGAAACTGCCGGTCGCACCGCTCATCTACGCGGCGCTGATGATCATCAACGCGACCTTCTTCCATGTCTTGCCGTTCCTGCGCGCCCGCGGACGCTTCTCGCCCGGACTGGTGACGGCACTCGTCCTGTTCTATCCGATCGGGATTGCG
This genomic interval carries:
- the lptB gene encoding LPS export ABC transporter ATP-binding protein, whose amino-acid sequence is MPSGAAEGLVVAAVAKSYKRRRVVESVSLNVRRGEAVGLLGPNGAGKTTVFYMITGLIRPDAGQILLDGYDITGLPMYRRARLGIGYLPQEASIFRGLTVEQNIMAVLEVVEPDPKRRRADLEQLLGEFHIDHLRATPSIALSGGERRRCEIARALASRPSFMLLDEPFAGIDPIAVGDIQTLVRHLTQRGIGVLITDHNVRETLGLIDRATIIAGGHVLTEGAPHEIVENPDVRRLYLGEQFSL
- a CDS encoding LptA/OstA family protein codes for the protein MTIRKMVLAAGSALALGALASGAAFAQGTGVSDAFRGFGANSNDPIQVEADAFEVQDRDQTAVLTGNVQVRQKDSTLKAVKVKIFYEGKGVAAAGSPGAQQIRRFEADGKVVINQGDQTATGDHGWFDMRSQTAQLTGNVVLAQGKSVGRGEKLDVDLRTGVYRLTGGRVQMLLEPSAPAKPKTP
- the lptC gene encoding LPS export ABC transporter periplasmic protein LptC — translated: MTDIDMDLDSRMVPAQPDAARGQVRARHAASRHSRRVRLLKILLPIAGVAIALMVAAIVALKSFLPGINMPGVLFSKDGLTMVEPRLSGRAKNRAYDVTAARAYQSLDNPKVVTLEKIDGRIEMPDQTWAKIEAKHGRYDGTTQKLVLDEGLSVVTSNGYRIEGALANVDLDSGRMTSDRPVTIDGPAGRIEAGGVDVTDEGHAIRFTGGVRMNLLPVPAKPGEPAGGPAFRSNSAEAGR
- a CDS encoding ribonuclease D, translating into MTIRYHVGDLPDLSRYTTSVAIDTETMGLNPHRDRLCVVQLSPGDGSADVVKIGLGQKRAPNLEKLLADPAIVKIFHYARFDIGVLFHTFGVTTAPIYCTKVASKLVRTYTDRHGLKDLVKDCIGVEISKQQQSSDWGADELTEAQLAYAASDVLYLHQIKEKLDFWLEREGRTDLAAACFEYLPTKAKLDLLGYAENDVLDHS
- a CDS encoding nitrate/sulfonate/bicarbonate ABC transporter ATP-binding protein codes for the protein MANLDHVSNVTPLIDIRNVSRSFPKANGEDLLVLDHVDLTIRPGEIVGLLGRSGSGKSTLLRIIAGLSKPSTGDALCRGETIAGPPKGVAMVFQSFALFPWLTVQQNVELGLEALGVDAVTREARAEAAIDLIGLGGFENAYPKELSGGMRQRVGFARALVVHPDLMLMDEPFSALDVLTAETLRTDIIDLWTEGRLPMKSVLIVTHNIEEAVLMCDRILVFSSNPGRIAAEIKVELPHPRNRLDPRFRALVDSIYARMTQRAEPKSLAAEGIPGSGVGMVLNHVSTNVMSGLIEAVATDPFRGRADLPVLADRLQMESDELFHLAEALQLLRFAVVEEGDLVLTEAGRTFADLDTDARKTLFAQHLLNFVPIVGLIRRVLDERPTHSAPAARFRNELEDYMSEDYADETLATVVSWARYAELFAYDENAELFSLESGE
- a CDS encoding ABC transporter permease subunit, which encodes MVFHRVAPAGVGRSYLPNVFDVAALLLVIGVMVLIAYGARATAQPLTVLDVAPMTLDPWHLPEYALRTTLRMLMAIVWSLIFTFVYATLAAKSRKAEIVLIPILDVLQSVPILGFLTFTVVFFMGLFPGQILGAELASVFAIFTSQAWNMTFSMYQSLRSVPKDLEEASQSFHLSTWQRFWTLDVPFAMPGLVWNTMMSMSGGWFFVVASEAITVGDTTVTLPGIGSWVALAIKEQNLGAVGLAVLTMLVIIVAYDQLLFRPIVAWADKFRFEQTASADQPTSWLLDLFRRTRALRAVSGAIAGQFGRVAGLRLPSFGLPSFGRGLPIPGRIVDTLWLVIVGLGTAWVAWEVYVFVGASLGLADVAEAVGKGFITLVRVVVLMALATVVWVPIGVWVGLRPKIAEKVQPLAQFLAAFPANIAFPVAVVLIVHFKLSADVWLSPLMILGTQWYILFNVIAGTTAFPSDLKEAAQSFHLTGWRWWKNVILPGIFPYYVTGAITASGGSWNASIVAEVASWGDTKLTATGLGSYIAQATEAGDFPRVVLGIAVMSIFVTLFNRLLWRPLYAFGETRLRLG